CCACGCGGCATCCCGACATCCAGCTCAACCTGGTGACGCAGGTGAGGCCGTTCGACTTCGCCGGCAGCGAGATCGACGTGGCCATCCACTTCGGCAGCGAGATCTGGCCGGGGGCGATCTGTCGCCAGTTGATGGGCGAGGTCGTCGTGCCGGTGGCGGCGCCGTCGTTGCTCGGGGGCGCCAAGCTGGCTCGCCCCCAGGACGTGGGCCGCTACACGCTCCTGCAGCACATGACCCGGCCGCAGGCCTGGCAGGAGTGGCTTCGCGCCTGCGGCGCGGAGGATATCGACGGCCGCATGGGGCCGCGATTCGAACAGATCCACATGGTCATCCAAGCCGCCATCGCCGGACTCGGGCTCGCGGTCCTGCCGCGGTTCCTGATCCAGGACGAGATCGCGAGCGGCCGGCTCGTCGTCGCGATCGACCGGCCGGTGAGGAGCGAGCACGCCTACTACCTCGTCCACCCCGAGCGCAAGGCGGACCTCCACCGCGTCGCGGTGTTCCGCGACTGGCTGCTGGAACTGTGCGCGACGCAGGGAGACGACCCATGAGTCGTGTCCGGAGCCGCCCCCTCACCTGACGAGCATCATGCTGCGCTGCTGCGAGCTGCCTCCCGCCTGCAAGCGGTAGACGTAGGCCCCGCTGGCCGCGTGCCCGCCCCGGTCGTCGCGGCCGTCCCAGACCGCGACGTGATCGCCGGCGTCCTGCGCCCCCTCGACCAGGCTCCGCACCTGCCGCCCGCGCAGGTCGAAGATGCGCAGGCTCACGGTCCCGGCCTGCGGCAGCGAGTAGCGGATGGCGGTGGACGGGTTGAAGGGGTTCGGCGCGTTCTGCGACAGCGTCGCGAAGCGCGCGGGCGTCCCGTCGCCGGCGCCGGTCGGGCTGCCGACCTGGATCGACAGGTTGTCGACGACCCAGCCCCAGCCGTTGACGGCGCCGTCGGCGTAGAGGCGCAGGCGCAGCAGGACCGTGTCGCGCACGGCGAAGGCGTCGTGCAGGTCGAAGACGTGCGGCCTCAGCAGCGACGAGCTGCCCGGCGTGCCGGCGTACCAGGCCGCCTCCCAGGCGGCGTCGCGGCGGCAGTCGTAGCCGGGGGCGATCGGCACCCAGTTGACGCCGTCCTTGCTGCCCTCCAGGATCACGTAATCCCAGAAATCGCTGTTGCCGAAGACGCTGCCGGGCTCGCCCGGCTCGACCAGGACGACCTCGTCGAAGGAGACGTAGGCGTCCGACTGGGCGACGACGATCGGCACGGCGAGCATGGCGATGTAGGCGGCGTTGTCGGCGTAGTCGTGCGGGAAGTGCAGGGCGCCGCCGCTGAAGCCGGCGTCGCCGCCGATCGTGAAGCCGCTGCCGGCGAAGTCGCCGGACGCCGAGAAGTCGTTCGCGTAGGAGGAGACCGGCGTCGCGAACACGAACACCTCGAGGCTGCGGGTGACCGAGTCGTGGCCGACGCCGCCGCTGAAGGCGCGCGCGAACACGCTGCGCTGGCCCGCGCTCAGCACGGGCAGCTGCACCAGGGCGTCCTGCCGGAAGCCGCTGGCCGGCAGGGTAGCGCGCCGGACGCCGTCGACGAAGACCTGGGTGGAGTCGTACGGGGAGCGCAGGTTCAGGTCGACGCTCAGCAGGCCGTCGGGCCCCTGGTAGAGCGCGTCGATGAGCGGCTTGTAGGTCTTGCCGGCGACGAGCGAGGGGAACGCCACGCTCCAGATGCCGCGGCCATGGCTGCCGATCACGACCTCGTCCTCGACCTCGGTCATCGACCAGATCGCCACGCTGGGCAGGCCGTTCTCGGCGAGGTCCCAGCTGGCGCCGCCGTCCAGCGACTCGACCAGGCCGATCTCGGTGCCGGCCCAGAGGTGGTCGGGGTCGTCGGAGAACACCTGCAGGTCGTACACCGCGACGTCGGGGAAGCCGTTGGTGCTCGGGCTGCCGCCCGCGAAGCCCGTGAGGTCGGTCCAGGTCTGGCCCAGGTCGGTCGTCTTGAGGATCTTGGGCCGCCCGGCGAAGCTGAACAGGACGTAGGCCGCGGCGGGATTCGCCGGGTCCGTGGCCAGGCCCGAGATGCCGCCCATGGTCGCGGACGTGTAGTTCGGCACCGCGGCGAAGGTGAGGCCGCCGTCGGTCGAGACGTGGATCATGCCGCCGGCGTCCATGCGCGCGCCCGCCCAGACGATGTCCGGGTCGGCGCGCGAGACCTTCACGTTGTGGAAGCTGCCGATCGCCCCCCAGGTGGCCGCGGCCACCGGGGACAGCGACCAGCTGCCGCCGAAGTCGGTCGAGCGCCAGACGCCGTTGCGGCCCACCGCGAACAGCAGGTCGGGCGACAGGTTGGACTTGGCGACCTTGGTGATGAAGGGCGCGTTGGCGCTGCCGGTGTCGCTCAGCCCGCCGGTGGCGCCGTTCCAGCTCTGGCCGCCGTCGAGCGAGCGCTGCAGGCCGTTGTACTGGTAGCCGCCGATCATCTTCAGCGGATCGTCGAAGTGCCACGACGTCTCGTAGCCGTCGCCGCCGATGGCGAAGGTCCAGGGGGCGAGCCGGTCCGGGTCGG
This portion of the bacterium genome encodes:
- the gcvA gene encoding transcriptional regulator GcvA, yielding MTSKRILPSLTALQYFEASVRHMSFTRAARELNVTQSAVSRQIRQLEEYVGRPLFRRLKQRLVLTEPGEAYAAAVRDLLDRAEAATLQLMAYGSGGGVLTVALLPTFGSRWLVPRLGDFTTRHPDIQLNLVTQVRPFDFAGSEIDVAIHFGSEIWPGAICRQLMGEVVVPVAAPSLLGGAKLARPQDVGRYTLLQHMTRPQAWQEWLRACGAEDIDGRMGPRFEQIHMVIQAAIAGLGLAVLPRFLIQDEIASGRLVVAIDRPVRSEHAYYLVHPERKADLHRVAVFRDWLLELCATQGDDP
- a CDS encoding FlgD immunoglobulin-like domain containing protein, yielding MRFSRIPSLLALAGLLAICVLTYRAGTDVRDPQDPFAREIARLELRRDHAAPGSADRFKAEHKIDRIERKLAGQPAFEAPEEFARLLNEMRIPADRKESEYEAGYLVRELGRARTAKRTPATVLAWESRGPGNVAGRARAIVADPDDPSGDTWYIGTAGGGVWKTADGGAVWTDLTPGFPVLSVQSLAMAASNHDVLYAGTGESFFNVDTINGNGILKSTDRGLTWSHLASTVDNPSFNNVARIVVDPANANVVLAATTVGRYKDSVLQRSSIFRSTDGGANWTEVHAITDLGTFGRVKKIQQLVATPGNFNVLYATVDEGGILKSTNAGLSWTYVNTGIADLTGRFELVVSPANASRLYAAAEGASHSELWISTNAGASWSETFESGTEPNWLGAQGWYDNTIVCHPTDPNLLYVGGVRLWQITLSGTSRTTSQLSVGPVHVDHHGLLVIPDGGGSWRLLNTNDGGVGLAGSQASGWSAPIAGMTTTQFYGVDKCPGASAYFGGMQDNGTWFSAPDPDRLAPWTFAIGGDGYETSWHFDDPLKMIGGYQYNGLQRSLDGGQSWNGATGGLSDTGSANAPFITKVAKSNLSPDLLFAVGRNGVWRSTDFGGSWSLSPVAAATWGAIGSFHNVKVSRADPDIVWAGARMDAGGMIHVSTDGGLTFAAVPNYTSATMGGISGLATDPANPAAAYVLFSFAGRPKILKTTDLGQTWTDLTGFAGGSPSTNGFPDVAVYDLQVFSDDPDHLWAGTEIGLVESLDGGASWDLAENGLPSVAIWSMTEVEDEVVIGSHGRGIWSVAFPSLVAGKTYKPLIDALYQGPDGLLSVDLNLRSPYDSTQVFVDGVRRATLPASGFRQDALVQLPVLSAGQRSVFARAFSGGVGHDSVTRSLEVFVFATPVSSYANDFSASGDFAGSGFTIGGDAGFSGGALHFPHDYADNAAYIAMLAVPIVVAQSDAYVSFDEVVLVEPGEPGSVFGNSDFWDYVILEGSKDGVNWVPIAPGYDCRRDAAWEAAWYAGTPGSSSLLRPHVFDLHDAFAVRDTVLLRLRLYADGAVNGWGWVVDNLSIQVGSPTGAGDGTPARFATLSQNAPNPFNPSTAIRYSLPQAGTVSLRIFDLRGRQVRSLVEGAQDAGDHVAVWDGRDDRGGHAASGAYVYRLQAGGSSQQRSMMLVR